In Candidatus Methanosphaera massiliense, the following are encoded in one genomic region:
- a CDS encoding Gfo/Idh/MocA family protein gives MKQTNVGVIGVGSMGYNHVRIYSELENANLVAISDMVRGTLDKVSKEFNTVGYVDYDNILQIDDIEAVNICVPTVFHHDVAMRAIEAGKNVLVEKPIASKLPEAKEMINAAKDAGVILATGHVERFNPAVRVAKELLDAGEIGEVVTANAKRLGPYPPRIRDVGVAIDLAIHDIDIFNYLFESKANTVYANMSSKLKNCEFEDHAEIMTKYDSGVLTILETNWLTPYKKRQLNITGVDGIISVDYGDQTVTLYKENNQVENVKVENKEPLKEELRSFVNAVQQDTEPEVTGQDGYEALRIVDAAMKSSKDKRLVYL, from the coding sequence AGTAGCAATATCTGATATGGTAAGAGGTACACTTGATAAGGTATCAAAAGAATTCAATACTGTAGGATATGTTGATTATGATAATATTCTTCAGATTGATGATATTGAAGCAGTAAACATATGTGTACCTACAGTATTTCACCATGATGTTGCTATGCGTGCAATAGAAGCAGGCAAAAATGTGTTAGTAGAAAAACCAATCGCTTCAAAATTACCAGAAGCAAAAGAAATGATTAATGCAGCAAAAGATGCTGGAGTAATTTTAGCAACAGGACACGTAGAAAGATTTAATCCAGCAGTAAGAGTTGCAAAAGAATTACTTGATGCCGGAGAAATTGGTGAAGTAGTTACAGCTAACGCAAAAAGATTAGGTCCATACCCACCAAGAATAAGAGACGTGGGAGTAGCAATAGACTTAGCTATTCACGACATAGATATATTTAACTATTTATTTGAAAGTAAAGCAAACACAGTATATGCAAACATGAGCAGTAAACTAAAAAACTGTGAATTTGAAGACCATGCAGAAATAATGACCAAATATGATAGCGGAGTGTTAACCATACTTGAAACAAACTGGCTAACACCATACAAAAAACGACAATTAAACATCACAGGAGTAGATGGTATAATAAGCGTTGACTATGGTGATCAAACAGTTACACTATACAAGGAAAATAATCAAGTTGAAAACGTGAAAGTTGAAAATAAAGAACCTCTCAAAGAAGAATTAAGATCATTTGTGAATGCAGTACAGCAGGATACAGAACCTGAAGTAACAGGTCAGGATGGATATGAAGCATTAAGAATAGTTGATGCTGCTATGAAATCATCAAAAGATAAAAGATTAGTATATTTATAA